The window CTTCATGCCCTATATCTTCATTAGGAATATTAATAGCCCCTGGAATATGTCCACTGTTATACTCCCAATTTGTTCTTACATCTAATATAACATAATCTTTATTCTCTTCCATCATCTCTTTAGCTTTCTCTTGAGATATAATTTTATAAGCTAACTCTCTAACTTCAACATTTGAAACTGTATCTATCATAAAACACCTCTTTTTTAATCCTGATTTTTTTACTCAATTATTATATCATTTTCTTACTGAAATTTCAAGATTACAAACAAAAAGAGCCTACAGATTAGTAAGCTCTCTTAAATAATTTTTAATTATTAGTTTCAAGTGATTTATAACCTTTTAAAATACTCTCTTTTATCTCTAATTTCTCTTTAGCTTGTGGGAACTTTCCACCATAAATTGCAGTTTCAAATGCTCCATATAGTGGATTAGGGAATATTATAAATCTATCTCCAAACTCTTTTGATAACTCCTCAACTTTAGCATTTCTTTCATCTATTGATTTAGAAGAAAATAAATCAAAATCTGATAGGTTATCTCCAAATAACATAATTAATTGTGTATGATTTTTTACATACTCACGACGATTTACTTTCCCACTTTTATCATCTTTGTTTTTAAGTAATACACTATCATTTGCTTGAACAGGTATTCCTTCTGCTCTTAAATTTTCAATCGTTGCTTCTAATTGACTTTCAGTTCTATCTGAAATATAATATATCTTTACTCCATTTTTATCGGCAAATTGTAGAAATTCTTTTGCTCCAGAAACTGCTTTAGCCTTTTTCATATTTACCCATTCATCCCAAGACTTACTGTCATAACCTCTTCCTAGGATAATATTTTCAGCTTGATATGGACTATTATCTAATACAGTTTCATCTAAATCTAAAACTATTGAATAAGGTTTTGTATGAGGTGTTTTTAAATACTCTTTTAATCTTTGCGTTGCTACATTATATCCTTGAAGATATAGAGCTCTTGCTTCTCCAGAAGTTTGATACCAGTTAGTTGCCATCATGTTTTCTCTAGCTACTAATTCATCATAAGTAAGTGTTACTTTATCCTCTGACTTACTATACAGATTACTACATCCAGTCATACTTATAGCTGTAATAGCCACTGCTAATAGTGATAAGATTTTTTTATTTTTCATCAAATTCCTCCTATGATTTTGGCTTAATTTAATTATACATTAGTTGTATGAAAAACTCAATAATTTTATAGATCCATTTTAAATATTATTTTAAAATTATGTATATTACAATTTTTATTCTAATCCTTGATCTAATATCTTTACTATGATATAATAACTATACTATGTTAACTTTATTAATTAAATAACTAAAATTCAATAAATTTAGATAAAAAGGAGAATATCATTTTGAGGGAAAAATCTAAGGTTCCTGCTATAGATAAAGCAGATCAAATTTTTAATTATCTATACTATAAATATTCTGCTACACAAAGTTCAATTGCTAAGGATTTGAATCTTCCAAAAGCAACTGTAAACAGACTTTTAGAGGTTCTTACAGATTTAAGATATCTTAACTTTCAAGATAAAGAGTATACTTTAGGGGAGAAGTTTTATTTTTTTTCTAGTAGATATGAAAAATATACCCTTATAAAAAATATAACTCACCCTTATCTTGAAGAACTATCTTTAAAATTTAAAGAGACTTTTAAATTAAGTGTACTTGATAATGATAAAATTAGAAGTATAGCTACAGTAGAAAGTAGTGATTTGATAAAGGTATCAGTTGCAGAAAATGCTATATTTCCTCTTCATGCTGGAGCTGCAAGTAAGCTTCTCATTTGCCAATTAGGTGAGAGTAAACTTGATAAACTACTTGATAAAAATCTTCCTAAATATACAGAAAATACTATTACTGATAGGGAAAAATTAAAAAGTGAACTACTTAAAATTAATATCCAGAAAATATCATATGACAACATGGAACACTCTAAAAATATTAGAGCTGTAGCAGTTCCTATTTTAGATAAAAAAAATAGAATTATTGCTGCTATTAGTTGTCCATGTTTTGCTGATGATCTAACTGAAGAAAAAGCAAAGATATTGGTTAAAGAGATGCAAAAAACTTGTGAAGAAATCTCTAAAAGACTAGAATATTTTACAAATTAAAGGGTGGAGATATGTTATTAGAAAATACTGCAAAAAAGAAAAACGAAAATAACCGAGAATACATCTATCGAGTTATAAAAGAAAATATTATGACTCTTAATTTAAAACCTGGAGAGTGTATTAGTGAGGTAGAGCTTGGTAATCAACTCAATGTTAGCCGTACTCCTGTAAGAGAGGCTATTGTTAGACTTTCAGAGGAAAAGCTTATTGATGTTTTTCCACAAAAAGGATCCTTTGTTTCTAAAATAGATCTTAACTTGGTAGAGGAGGCTGTTTTCTTAAGAACTCTTTGCGAAAAAGAGATATTAAAAATAGCTTGTTCTGATAAAAATTCAAAAGAGTTAATTAGAGAGTTAGAGAAAAATCTTGCTTATCAAAAGATAATAATTGATTTTGAAGAAGATTTACATAAATTTTTTGATTTAGATAATGAGTTTCATTCCTTAATATTCTATTATTATAATAAAAAGAATGTTTGGAAGAGTGTCAAAAGATTAGCTACTCATTATGATAGATTAAGATTGATTGATGCTTTGGAAAAATTTAGTGCCTCTAAAACCTATGAACAACACTATAATATTATCAATATTATAAAGGAACATTCTTTTGGAGATATTGATCCACTTATTTCGGCACATTTATCAAAATTTAAACATGTTATAAATAAGTATTTAGAAAAATACCCAGAATATTTTAAATAACAAAAAGGGCTTTCGCCCTTTTTATTATTTTACAAATCCACCTACAGTTGGCAGATACATTGAAATAGCTGGAATATAAGTTACTAACATTAATACTATTATTATTACTACATAATATTTTATTAGTTGTCCCATAACATCTTCTATTTTTAAATTTCCAACTTTTACTCCCACAAATAGAGTATTTCCAACTGGTGGTGTAATATTTCCTATACATAAGTTGAATACTATGATTATTCCAAATTGAACAGCACTCATTCCAAAAGATTGAACTATTGGCAGGAATATCGGAGTAAATATTAGGATTGCTGGAGTAACATCCATAAACGTTCCTATAAATAATAATAATAAGTTCATTAATAAAAGAATTAAAAATTTGTTATCTGTTAATCCTAAAATCAAGTTTGAGATAGCTTGAGGTACTCCAGTAAATGCCATTACCCAAGACATAATTGTTGATACACCTATTAAGAATACTATTATTCCTGTCATTTTAGCACTTTCTGCAAATATATCTATTAATCCTTTTATACTTATAGTTCTATAAAATATCATTGAAAGAATTAAAGTATACACCACAGCTACTATTGATCCCTCTGTTGGAGTAAATATTCCTTTAATTATCCCTCCTATAACTATAACAATCAATGCTAATGATGGTAGTGCATCTATAAAAGTAACTAAAACAACTTTTAATTTAAAATTATTTGTTCCCTTCATTCCTCTTACTTTACATAAATATAAAGTGAGAGCCATACATCCTATTCCCCATAAAATTCCTGGAATATATCCTGCCATAAATAAAGCAGCTACTGAAGTTCCTCCACTTACTAACGAATATACTATAAGTGAGTTAGATGGCGGTATTAATAATCCTGTTGGAGCTGAAGCAATATTTACTGTTGCTCCTAACTTCTTATCATAACCTTGCTCCTCTTCCATAGGAAGTAAAATTCCTCCCATAGCAGCACAAGCAGCTGTGGCTGATCCAGAGATTGCACCAAACATCATATTTGCTAAAACATTTGTTTGCATTAGTGACCCTGGTATTTTTCCAGTTAACGACTGAGCAAAAGCAACTAATTTTTTTGCTATTCCACCTTGATTCATTATATTTCCTGCAAGTATAAAAAATGGAATAGCTATTAAAGTAAAGTTAGAAATTCCTGAGAATATTCTTTGTGCTCCTGTTACCAATGTATTATCAAAAGCTAATGATGGTAATATTGCTAAGATTGAAGATAGTCCTATACTAATAGCAATAGGAAATCCTAATAATAAAGTTATTACTAAAACTGAAAACATTATTAATGCTGTTGTAAGTACCATTCCTATGCCTCCTTTTTAATCTCTTTTAACAGATCTACAATATTTAAAACAGAATATATTGAAATAATTACTCCACAAGTTGGAAGTACAGAATATATATACCCCATTGAAACTCTAAGAGCTGGAGACATTTGAGTCATTGTTAATGTAGTTATTGTCTTTCCACCACAAACTAATACTCCAAATGCAAACAATAAAACTACTAGCTCAGATAAAATAGCAACATTTAATTGAATTTTTTTAGAA is drawn from Candidatus Fusobacterium pullicola and contains these coding sequences:
- a CDS encoding rhodanese-like domain-containing protein; the protein is MIDTVSNVEVRELAYKIISQEKAKEMMEENKDYVILDVRTNWEYNSGHIPGAINIPNEDIGHEEIEALPDKEQLILIYCRSGYRSKQAASKLAVLGYKNIYEFGGIITWEYDIEK
- a CDS encoding TRAP transporter large permease, giving the protein MVLTTALIMFSVLVITLLLGFPIAISIGLSSILAILPSLAFDNTLVTGAQRIFSGISNFTLIAIPFFILAGNIMNQGGIAKKLVAFAQSLTGKIPGSLMQTNVLANMMFGAISGSATAACAAMGGILLPMEEEQGYDKKLGATVNIASAPTGLLIPPSNSLIVYSLVSGGTSVAALFMAGYIPGILWGIGCMALTLYLCKVRGMKGTNNFKLKVVLVTFIDALPSLALIVIVIGGIIKGIFTPTEGSIVAVVYTLILSMIFYRTISIKGLIDIFAESAKMTGIIVFLIGVSTIMSWVMAFTGVPQAISNLILGLTDNKFLILLLMNLLLLFIGTFMDVTPAILIFTPIFLPIVQSFGMSAVQFGIIIVFNLCIGNITPPVGNTLFVGVKVGNLKIEDVMGQLIKYYVVIIIVLMLVTYIPAISMYLPTVGGFVK
- a CDS encoding GntR family transcriptional regulator, coding for MLLENTAKKKNENNREYIYRVIKENIMTLNLKPGECISEVELGNQLNVSRTPVREAIVRLSEEKLIDVFPQKGSFVSKIDLNLVEEAVFLRTLCEKEILKIACSDKNSKELIRELEKNLAYQKIIIDFEEDLHKFFDLDNEFHSLIFYYYNKKNVWKSVKRLATHYDRLRLIDALEKFSASKTYEQHYNIINIIKEHSFGDIDPLISAHLSKFKHVINKYLEKYPEYFK
- a CDS encoding IclR family transcriptional regulator, with the translated sequence MREKSKVPAIDKADQIFNYLYYKYSATQSSIAKDLNLPKATVNRLLEVLTDLRYLNFQDKEYTLGEKFYFFSSRYEKYTLIKNITHPYLEELSLKFKETFKLSVLDNDKIRSIATVESSDLIKVSVAENAIFPLHAGAASKLLICQLGESKLDKLLDKNLPKYTENTITDREKLKSELLKINIQKISYDNMEHSKNIRAVAVPILDKKNRIIAAISCPCFADDLTEEKAKILVKEMQKTCEEISKRLEYFTN
- a CDS encoding 5'-nucleotidase, lipoprotein e(P4) family; amino-acid sequence: MKNKKILSLLAVAITAISMTGCSNLYSKSEDKVTLTYDELVARENMMATNWYQTSGEARALYLQGYNVATQRLKEYLKTPHTKPYSIVLDLDETVLDNSPYQAENIILGRGYDSKSWDEWVNMKKAKAVSGAKEFLQFADKNGVKIYYISDRTESQLEATIENLRAEGIPVQANDSVLLKNKDDKSGKVNRREYVKNHTQLIMLFGDNLSDFDLFSSKSIDERNAKVEELSKEFGDRFIIFPNPLYGAFETAIYGGKFPQAKEKLEIKESILKGYKSLETNN
- a CDS encoding TRAP transporter small permease; translation: MNKIRDIFDKTIIGICVALFIFMTIVGTYQITSRYVLKDPSTVSEELISYSFAWMSMFAASYVFGKRDHMRMVFFIERYSKKIQLNVAILSELVVLLFAFGVLVCGGKTITTLTMTQMSPALRVSMGYIYSVLPTCGVIISIYSVLNIVDLLKEIKKEA